Proteins from a genomic interval of Spiroplasma endosymbiont of Lonchoptera lutea:
- a CDS encoding IS30 family transposase, which yields MKFKVKISEIAKNLNRSIRTINREINRNKDNNHYFSLIAQNKAENKKQLHVYFHKFKNRELVKYVQQKLLLGWSPEQIYGRIKNFHQEWIISFKTIYNWIYSGLLEKVTSKNLRRKGKKRKSQENRGKFNGKSIKERNANVNNRVTLGHWEGDTVVSPRGKSKSCLITLIERTSRFTLAMLVENRTTKVINENISHYLSILPNNLVKTITFDRGKEFANWQQLEKNLNVKIYFANAYSPWQRGTNENTNGLIREKFPKKFNFSNTTKNAVHKFILSLNQRPRKILNYLSPIEYLVRKII from the coding sequence TTGAAATTTAAAGTAAAAATTAGTGAAATAGCTAAAAATCTTAATCGAAGTATTAGAACTATTAATCGAGAAATTAATAGAAATAAAGATAATAATCATTATTTTTCATTAATTGCACAAAATAAAGCAGAAAATAAAAAACAATTACATGTTTATTTTCATAAATTTAAAAATAGAGAATTAGTAAAATATGTACAACAAAAATTATTATTAGGTTGATCGCCTGAACAAATTTATGGCAGAATTAAAAATTTTCATCAAGAATGAATTATTAGTTTTAAAACAATTTACAATTGAATTTATTCTGGATTACTTGAAAAGGTTACTAGTAAAAATTTAAGAAGAAAAGGTAAAAAACGAAAATCTCAAGAAAATCGAGGTAAATTTAATGGTAAATCCATTAAAGAACGAAATGCTAATGTTAATAATCGCGTAACTCTTGGCCATTGAGAAGGCGATACTGTTGTATCACCCCGAGGTAAAAGTAAATCATGTTTAATAACTTTAATTGAAAGAACATCAAGATTTACTTTAGCAATGTTAGTTGAAAATAGAACTACTAAAGTTATTAACGAAAATATTAGCCATTATTTATCAATTCTTCCAAATAATCTTGTTAAGACTATAACATTTGATAGGGGCAAAGAATTTGCTAATTGACAACAACTTGAAAAAAATTTAAATGTGAAAATTTATTTTGCTAATGCATATTCACCTTGACAAAGAGGTACTAATGAAAATACTAATGGTTTAATTAGAGAAAAATTTCCTAAAAAATTTAATTTTTCAAATACTACTAAAAATGCAGTTCATAAATTTATATTGTCTTTAAACCAAAGACCAAGAAAAATACTAAATTATCTTTCGCCAATCGAATATTTGGTTAGAAAAATAATTTAG